The genomic region AGCCGCTCACCCCAAGCGGAAGGCGAAAACCAACGAAAGCCGGGGAGAAGACAACAACACGTCCACCTCCCGTCGCAGCGCCACACCCCATACATCGCCACCGCCACTGCCAGATCAACGTCAACCGAAAGCAGCCGGGCAGGAACATTGCTCAAGAAgacaacgccccccccccccccccccatgcaccGAAGCCTCAACCGCCCCTCCGCCGAGCAAAGGTGGTTCCTTCAAGAAGAATAATGGCACTGGTGCGTCATCACCACCCAACCATAGAGTTTGGGCTTTCGCCCAGGTCGCGGGAGGGGGAGGAAGGACCTTGATGCCGCCACCAGAGGAGAACGACGCCGAAGTGCCGCCGACATCGTGGCCGCAGCAGccagccaagggtttcccccggtccaTGCCCATCCAACCCTCCCTCCCCAACCGTCTGCCAGAGCCAGGCATACGGATGCCGGCAATGCAGACGGGCGGGGCAGGAAGAGGCACCGGGGAGGAGGCCATCGCTTCAGATCCCGCTCAAGGGGCCAACGGGAAGACCCCCGGAGCCAGCTCCACGTCCGTCGCCGGCACGCCGCCCACGCGGCCAGGCACCGgccccgccacccgccgctgcACCCACTGCTAGCGCCACGCCGCCGCTCGACCTCGCCGGCCCGCGCCAGCCACCGTCGGAGCAGGGGAAGacatgccccgccgccgccgacgcagaTAGGGCTTCGCCCTTCCGCGcgagccggcggcggcgaggggagaggtGGGGGGAGGGGGGCCCGGGggttggcggctagggtttcccctccgcgTCGCTCGCGGGAGGGGTATCTAATTATGTGTATCATCAAGATTATTTCtaacatggacacatatgcatgggtaatcagatgtgaagaaggtgatgcacaTATGGTATATGTCTTAAGTTCGGGCATAGTGGTGTGGTCTTAGCAATGTCACTTAGGATAATTGTCGAGttcgaggagaaataaataagagtACCTTTTCTTCGCTAAAAGATGATCTCTTGGTAATAAGATAAGACAATTCTACCTATTGTAAAAGATGGTGTATATGATAAGGCTGTCTTAGATTGTACATGCTCACAGTGAGTATGTTTTGATTGCATCAACTCATCTATCCAGACAATTAACCAAACAAGCAATCTTTATGCTTTTCGAGACCACGCACATGCAGAGAGACAGGCGAAAACGACATGGTAGAAAATTAGCATTTGCTTATATATGCACGAGAGTGCATTGAGTTAACTAGCGAAATGGAAAGGCCTAGCACTACGCAAGCATCTTGCATGATAGATCATCCAGGCTTTGTTTTGCATCAAAGAGGGCTGATCTCATCGTCCATGCATGCTCTATTAACTAGCAAAGATGTCTTCAAGCTTAAGAAGATCGAAAGTCAACATATAAAAAAAAATCAATTAATCTGCACATGAATTGCTGCCTTGTTCATCACCAGTACAATTAGCAACATCTTGCTTCTTAATCACCACATACATCAAAGCTAGACTAGCAAGTAGACCATTGAGCTACACTAGCTTCTATATCCTGAAACATCTCCTGGCTGCAGATGTCGCGGTCTTCCATGGTACATTCGGCCATCACATGGTAGGGCATGCCACAGTCGTGTCGTCGCACAAGCCGAGCAGCTCATCTAACGTGCACCTGAAGGCGTCGTCTTCATCCTCTGCAGCGCTAGTGCCTTCTTGGACTTCACCGTCGAGTTTGCCGGGCAAGATCCCCTGTGCCACCGCAGCGTCATGGAGCTCGGGAAAATCTTGAAGCATGTCGGCGGTGAAGAACCCGCCTGGATCCACGCTGCCGTCGTCCACTACTCCGGGCGGCAACAACGTCTCACCTTCGTCGGACATGAACCAGCGCCCATACTCGTGAAGCATCCCGGGTTGTTGGACGATCGGCGGTTCCTGGCGGCGTGGGGTTTGGGGACGTGGAGCATCCGGGTGCTGGACgtcggcggccttccttttcctggaACCGGGAGCATTGATTACCTCGTCGTATGTGGTCTCGCTCCTGTGACGAGACACGCAGACCTTGCAGAGCACCAAGCCGTCTTGCTTGTCATCGCTGTACTCGTTCATGCACCAGCCGATCCT from Triticum aestivum cultivar Chinese Spring chromosome 4A, IWGSC CS RefSeq v2.1, whole genome shotgun sequence harbors:
- the LOC123082644 gene encoding NAC domain-containing protein 20-like, with amino-acid sequence MADGKLDPPAGYAFDPAEHELITKFLRPRIADAFFASRLIHEFDAYSAAPGDLVEMYQHAQGTDKGDGKGGVWYFFTPARRHQTKGGRGGGRRQRGVADAGEGYYWHSEKGGIPVLDNQGKLVGHRRNLSYVKKLPGEKERIRIGWCMNEYSDDKQDGLVLCKVCVSRHRSETTYDEVINAPGSRKRKAADVQHPDAPRPQTPRRQEPPIVQQPGMLHEYGRWFMSDEGETLLPPGVVDDGSVDPGGFFTADMLQDFPELHDAAVAQGILPGKLDGEVQEGTSAAEDEDDAFRCTLDELLGLCDDTTVACPTM